One region of Columba livia isolate bColLiv1 breed racing homer chromosome 30, bColLiv1.pat.W.v2, whole genome shotgun sequence genomic DNA includes:
- the ECSIT gene encoding evolutionarily conserved signaling intermediate in Toll pathway, mitochondrial: MRLRWARALPRGLWGVTQAARSLRQRPAGNPAWGDPHGDAPGDPHGAPHGDPRGDAHGDPSGDPSGDPPGAAPRDPPGATAFEAALSALEAAPGRRGRLELVEAALAAMPALGVARERPLYHRLLRLLPRGPWLPRGPLQRLLGPFPRQQECGLRLLEQMERHGVMPDAETRFLLLGIFGPRSRPVRKCQRLLYWLPRARHLDPHPLPPVLPPPGLPIARLALRRIASDPDARITVFQEPVPDGGGDEGSVQPFIVGAQSPDQQELLAQHSPARPVFVEGPFPIWLRSHRLQYHVLRGDPPGPSLWAEPPDPERSLYYPLSLDLDLERGPWDDDEFNVDEVLEGPVFALCVAGAGDRRTLGRWVTGLQQTNPVLGQTPVVFRLGGGDPPRPPRGSGCGRGPPSPPCWSLRRNKGTGTSLG; encoded by the exons ATGCGGCTGCGCTGGGCGCGCGCGCTGCCCCGGGGGCTCTGGGGTGTCACACAG GCCGCCCGGAGCCTCCGGCAGCGCCCGGCGGGAAACCCGGCCTGGGGGGACCCCCACGGTGACGCCCCCGGGGACCCCCACGGTGCCCCCCACGGGGACCCCCGCGGTGATGCCCACGGTGACCCCTCCGGTGACCCCTCCGGTGACCCCCCCGGCGCCGCCCCCCGGGACCCGCCCGGCGCCACCGCGTTCGAGGCGGCGCTGTCGGCGCTGGAGGCGGCGCCGGGGCGGCGCGGGCggctggagctggtggaggCGGCGCTGGCGGCGATGCCGGCGCTGGGCGTGGCGCGGGAGCGGCCGCTCTACCACCggctgctgcggctgctgccCCGCGGGCCCTGGCTGCCCCGGGGGCCGCTGCAGCGCCTGCTCGGGCCCTTCCCGCGCCAGCAGGAGTGCGGGCtgcggctgctggagcagatggAGCGGCACG GTGTGATGCCGGATGCCGAGACACGGTTCCTGCTGCTCGGGATCTTCGGGCCGCGCAGCCGGCCCGTGCGGAAGTGCCAGCGGCTGCTGTACTGGCTGCCCCGCGCGCGGCACCTGGACCCCCACCCGCTGCCCCCCGTGCTGCCCCCGCCCGGGCTGCCCATCGCCCGCCTGGCGCTGCGGCGCATCGCCAGCGACCCCGACGCGCGGATCACCGTGTTCCAG GAGCCGGTGCCAGATGGGGGCGGTGACGAAGGTTCCGTCCAGCCCTTCATCGTGG GTGCACAAAGCCCggaccagcaggagctgctggcgcagcacagcccggcccggcccgtgTTCGTGGAGGGGCCGTTCCCCATCTGGCTGCGCAGCCACCGGCTCCAGTACCACGTGCTGAGGGGGGACCCGCCGGGACCCTCCCTGTGG GCCGAGCCGCCCGACCCCGAGCGCAGCCTGTACTACCCGCTGAGCCTGGACCTGGACCTGGAGCGCGGGCCCTGGGACGATGACGAGTTCAACGTGGATGAGG TGCTCGAGGGCCCCGTGTTCGCGCTCTGCGTGGCGGGCGCGGGCGACCGGCGCACGCTGGGCCGCTGGGTCACGGGGCTGCAGCAGACAAACCCGGTGCTGGGGCAGACGCCCGTCGTGTTCCGCCTGGGCGGCGGGGACCCCCCGCGGCCCCCCCGGGGCTCCGGCTGCGGGCggggcccccccagccccccgtgCTGGAGCCTCCGCCGAAATAAAGGAACCGGCACCAGTTTGGGGTGA
- the CNN1 gene encoding LOW QUALITY PROTEIN: calponin-1 (The sequence of the model RefSeq protein was modified relative to this genomic sequence to represent the inferred CDS: deleted 1 base in 1 codon), with amino-acid sequence MSNANFNRGPAYGLSAEVKNKLAQKYDPQRERELRTWIEGTTGRRLGDNFMDGLKDGVILCELINKLQPGSVQKVNDPVQNWHKLENIGNFLRAIKRYGVKPHDIFEANDLFENTNHTQVQSTLMALASQAKTKGNNVGLGVKYAEKQQRRFHPEKLREGLNIIGLQMGTNKFASQQGMTAYGTRRHLYDPKLGTDQPLDQVTISLQMGTNKGSVQAGMTAPGTKRQIFEPSLGTQHCDTGTIGLQMGSNKGASQTGMTVYGLPRQVYDPKYCGGPALLGEDGLDGPFEHQ; translated from the exons ATGTCCAACGCGAACTTCAACCGCGGCCCGGCCTACGGGCTGTCGGCCGAGGTGAAGAACAAG CTGGCGCAGAAATACGACCCGCAGCGGGAGCGGGAGCTGCGCACCTGGATCGAGGGGACGACCGGACGGCGCCTCGGGGACAATTTCATGGACGGGCTGAAGGACGGAGTCATCCTCTGCGA GCTGATCAACAAGCTGCAGCCGGGCTCCGTGCAGAAGGTGAACGACCCCGTCCAGAACTGGCACAAG CTGGAGAACATCGGGAACTTCCTCCGCGCCATCAAGCGCTACGGGGTGAAGCCGCACGACATCTTCGAGGCCAACGACCTGTTTGAGAACACGAACCACACGCAGGTGCAGTCGACGCTGATGGCGCTGGCCAGCCAG GCCAAGACCAAGGGGAACaacgtggggctgggggtgaaaTACGCGGAGAAGCAGCAGCGACGGTTCCACCCCGAGAAACTGCGCGAGGGGCTGAACATCATCGGGCTGCAg aTGGGCACCAACAAGTTCGCCAGCCAGCAGGGCATGACGGCCTACGGGACGCGG AGGCACCTGTACGACCCCAAACTGGGCACCGACCAACCGCTGGACCAGGTCACCATCAGCCTGCAGATGGGGACCAACAAGGG GTCTGTCCAGGCTGGAATGACGGCCCCGGGCACCAAGCGGCAGATCTTCGAGCCGTCGCTGGGCACCCAGCACTGCGACACGGGCACCATCGGGCTGCAGATGGGCAGCAACAAGGGCGCGTCGCAGACGGGGATGACGGTGTACGGGCTCCCGCGCCAGGTGTACGACCCCAAGTACTGCGGGGGCCCCGCGCTGCTGGGGGAGGACGGGCTGGACGGGCCCTTCGAGCACCAGTGA
- the LOC135576735 gene encoding LOW QUALITY PROTEIN: tartrate-resistant acid phosphatase type 5-like (The sequence of the model RefSeq protein was modified relative to this genomic sequence to represent the inferred CDS: deleted 7 bases in 5 codons), which translates to MLALLWGDGDGDGGGRGGPRGGPCSFLVVGDWGGIPEPPFATPREVATAAAMGRAATELGADFVLALGDNFYYKGVRDEWDPRFQDTFERVFSVPGLRNLPWFVLAGNHDHAGNVTAQMAYGRHSPRWHFPHYFYSLRLSLPGTNASARLLLLDTVLLCGGGDDAGGGRPRGPRDAAAAAAQLRWLRRRLAAARGDRFVLLAGHYPLWSAGEHGPSGCLRRLLRPAAAPPPAPRPYLSGHDHNLQFLQEGGVAYVVSGAGNFVEASRRHAGALPPGALRFFFGAPAAPGAFAHVRLHPRAATVTFLESTGRVLYRVTLPPRDPLTPGAGPRAASGAGPPGARGSPHNKGFGGRSRQRPPRNRRVSPPKSPRFRPETAAPPSRFAGDWGGKGARQRSGHVTRPPAADWVEVAEPSPNGCEGGRKGRGVGPFRCGSRRRPAMGRRKSKRKPPPKKKVTGTLETQFTCPFCNHEKSCDVKMDRARNTGVISCTVCLEEFQTPITYLSEPVDVYSDWIDACEAANQ; encoded by the exons ATGCTGGCGCTGCTGTGGGGTGATGGTGATGGCGACGGCGGCGGCCGGGGGGGACCCCGGGGGGGGCCGTGCAGTTTCCTGGTGGTCGGTGATTGG GGGGGCATCCCCGAGCCCCCCTTTGCCACCCCCCGCGAAGTGGCCACAGCGGCCGCCATGGGCCGCGCGGCCACCGAACTGGGCGCCGACTTCGTGCTGGCGCTCGGGGACAATTTCTACTACAAGGGGGTGCGGGACGAGTGGGACCCCCGGTTCCAG gacaCCTTCGAGCGCGTGTTCTCGGTCCCGGGGCTGCGGAACCTTCCCTGGTTCGTCTTGGCCGGGAACCACGACCACGCCGGGAACGTCACCGCGCAGATGGCGTACGGACGGCACTCGCCGCGGTG GCACTTCCCGCACTATTTCTACAGCCTCCGCCTGTCGCTGCCCGGCACCAACGCGTCAgcgcggctgctgctgctg gacacgGTGCTGCTGTGCGGGGGGGGCGACGACGCCGGGGGGGGCCGCCCGCGCGGGCCCCGG GAcgcggcggccgcggcggcgcAGCTGCGGTGGCTGCGGCGCCGGCTGGCGGCGGCGCGCGGGGACCGGTTCGTGCTGCTGGCCGGGCACTACCCGCTCTGGTCGGCCGGCGAGCACGGCCCCTCGGGCTGCCTGCGGCGCCTGCTGCGCCCCGCTGCTGCGCCGCCACCAGCGCCACGGCCCTACCTGAGCGGCCACGACCACAACCT GCAGTTCCTGCAGGAGGGAGGCGTGGCCTACGTG GTGAGCGGCGCGGGGAACTTCGTGGAGGCGTCGCGGCGCCACGCGGGGGCGCTGCCGCCCGGCGCCCTGCGCTTCTTCTTCGGCGCCCCCGCGGCGCCCGGCGCGTTCGCGCACGTGCGGCTG CACCCGCGCGCGGCCACCGTCACCTTCCTGGAGAGCACGGGCCGCGTGCTGTACCGCGTGACCCTGCCGCCGCGCGACCCCCTGACCCCGGGCGCCGGCCCCCGGGCTGCGAGCGGGGCGGGACCCCCCGGAGCCCGGGGGAGCCCCCACAATAAAGGCTTTGGGGGGAGAAGCCGCCAGCGGCCGCCCCGAAACCGCCGCGTTTCGCCCCCGAAATCGCCGCGTTTTCGCCCCGAAACCGCCGCGCCCCCGTCCCGGTTCGCGGGCGATTGGGGCGGGAAGGGGGCGCGGCAGCGTTCTGGCCACGTgacccgcccccccgccgccgatTGGGTGGAGGTCGCGGAGCCATCGCCCAATGGATGCGAGGGAGGGCGGAAGGGGCGGGGCGTGGGGCCGTTCCGGTGCGggtcccgccgccgccccgccatGGGCCGCCGCAAGTCGAAGCGGAAACCGCCGCCCAAGAAGAAAGTGACGGGGACGCTGGAGACGCAGTTCACGTGCCCGTTCTGCAACCACGAGAAGTCCTGCGACGTCAAGAT GGACCGCGCCCGCAACACCGGGGTGATCTCCTGCACCGTCTGCCTGGAGGAGTTCCAGACGCCCATCACCT ACCTGTCAGAGCCCGTGGACGTTTACAGCGACTGGATCGATGCCTGCGAAGCCGCCAACCAGTGA